In Microbacterium pumilum, the following proteins share a genomic window:
- a CDS encoding penicillin-binding protein 2 has translation MVTRATRSPRRRTVVALAVVLAVLAGFIVRLVDIQVVNADEHIAESLEHALGGSQTLYGTRGSIVDQTGQTLAGSVLEYDCQLDPLLITQIDQDILAETSTAKPWSVVSVAIAELTGQKVKKVQKIVADALAEDAGSRYAMLARGLSTQVYRGLADLGVPYLACLQHPARTYPDGAVAGNLVGFMGTDGEALEGLEMTEDSCLAATNGTLAFARGKDGVIIPGTQRTQPAVNGGTLQLTINRDLQWYLQQLIGEQAQDMGAKSGGIMVVETATGKIRAAAEWPSVDPNDVTASKPANRGSRIFRASFEPGSTFKALTASTVIDAGGQSPTSTVVAASTEIFPNGARVQDSFSHGPYTYTLAGVLIDSSNAGISKFSERVSPETRYDYFKKFGIGDGSAVGFNGEQSGLIWPVDQWDNQTIYNTAYGQGLTTTMPELAGAYDAIANDGVRMPLSLVESCTTADGQVVEPTLPDPVRVIKKSTAAQMREILENVGLQALYADAIKIPGYRIGVKTGTGEKSNGSGGYKAGAYYTTMIGMAPAEEPEYIVIVTLDEPTKVKSSAANATAFQKAMTQVLKTYRVMPSTTAPELLPKFG, from the coding sequence ATGGTGACGAGAGCAACGCGAAGCCCCCGCCGACGAACGGTCGTCGCGCTCGCCGTCGTGCTGGCGGTGCTGGCGGGCTTCATCGTGCGACTCGTCGACATCCAGGTCGTGAATGCCGATGAGCACATCGCAGAGTCGCTCGAGCACGCCCTCGGCGGCTCGCAGACGCTCTACGGCACGCGTGGATCGATCGTCGACCAGACCGGTCAGACGCTTGCGGGGAGCGTGCTGGAGTACGACTGTCAGCTGGACCCACTCCTGATCACCCAGATCGATCAGGACATCCTCGCCGAGACCTCGACCGCGAAGCCGTGGTCCGTGGTCTCCGTCGCGATCGCCGAGCTGACGGGCCAGAAGGTCAAGAAGGTTCAGAAGATCGTCGCGGACGCACTCGCGGAAGACGCCGGGTCACGGTACGCGATGCTCGCCCGCGGACTTTCCACGCAGGTCTACCGCGGCCTCGCCGACCTGGGCGTGCCGTACCTCGCCTGTCTGCAGCATCCGGCGCGCACATATCCGGACGGCGCCGTGGCCGGCAACCTCGTCGGCTTCATGGGCACCGACGGGGAGGCCCTCGAGGGCCTCGAGATGACCGAAGACTCCTGCCTCGCCGCCACCAACGGCACGCTCGCCTTCGCGCGCGGCAAGGACGGCGTGATCATTCCCGGCACGCAGCGCACGCAGCCTGCGGTGAACGGGGGAACGCTGCAGCTCACGATCAACCGCGACCTGCAGTGGTACCTGCAGCAGCTCATCGGCGAGCAGGCGCAGGACATGGGCGCGAAGAGCGGCGGGATCATGGTCGTCGAGACCGCCACCGGCAAGATCCGCGCCGCCGCGGAGTGGCCGAGCGTCGACCCCAACGATGTGACCGCCTCGAAGCCCGCGAACCGCGGCAGTCGCATCTTCCGGGCCTCGTTCGAGCCGGGGTCGACCTTCAAGGCGCTGACCGCATCCACCGTGATCGACGCCGGCGGTCAGTCGCCGACATCGACGGTCGTCGCCGCGAGCACCGAGATCTTCCCCAACGGCGCCCGCGTGCAGGACTCGTTCTCGCACGGGCCGTACACCTACACCCTCGCGGGTGTGCTGATCGACTCATCGAACGCCGGCATCTCCAAGTTCAGCGAGCGGGTGAGTCCCGAGACACGCTACGACTACTTCAAGAAGTTCGGCATCGGCGATGGCAGCGCCGTCGGCTTCAACGGCGAGCAGTCGGGCCTCATCTGGCCCGTCGATCAGTGGGACAACCAGACCATCTACAACACGGCGTACGGTCAGGGCCTCACCACCACGATGCCAGAGCTGGCCGGAGCCTACGACGCGATCGCCAATGACGGGGTGCGGATGCCGCTTTCGCTCGTGGAGTCGTGCACGACCGCCGACGGGCAGGTCGTCGAGCCGACGCTGCCTGATCCGGTGCGGGTGATCAAGAAGTCGACGGCGGCGCAGATGCGCGAGATCCTCGAGAACGTCGGACTCCAGGCCCTCTATGCCGATGCCATCAAGATCCCGGGCTACCGGATCGGAGTCAAGACGGGCACCGGCGAGAAGTCCAACGGCAGCGGTGGATACAAGGCCGGGGCGTACTACACCACGATGATCGGCATGGCACCGGCGGAGGAGCCGGAGTACATCGTCATCGTCACTCTCGATGAGCCGACGAAGGTAAAGTCGTCTGCGGCCAACGCGACCGCGTTCCAGAAGGCCATGACGCAGGTCCTCAAGACGTATCGCGTCATGCCCTCCACGACGGCGCCGGAGCTGCTGCCCAAGTTCGGGTGA
- a CDS encoding UDP-N-acetylmuramoyl-tripeptide--D-alanyl-D-alanine ligase codes for MIALTLTQLAHAVGGEILLAPRDTPDTVVSGAVDTDSRLIGPGGIFVAKPGEETDGHLFVGAAVDARAVVAIVERPVAATVTQVVVPDVVAALADLAREVVARVRERGDLRIVGITGSNGKTTTKNLLARILEPEGETVSPKASFNNEVGAPLTMLRVTEGTRYLVSEFGASAPGEIARLAGLVEPDLGVVLMVGMAHAGGFGGIEATLAAKSELVRALRRGGLAVLNADDARVASMAPLAAERDAAVRWFGRGPAADVRADDVEVTAAGTTCVVTADGESLPLRLRVLGEHHVMNALAAIAAATALGVPLAACVDRLEAVEIAERWRMQPLGSERVRIINDAYNASPDSMSAALRTLAQITGPGERTVAVLGAMSELGEYAEDEHDRVGLLAVRLGIQRIVIVGAGARRMFLEAVAQGSWDGEAVFFATADEAYDYLMGELRDGDRVLVKSSNSAGLRFLGDRLGESFS; via the coding sequence ATGATCGCCCTCACCCTCACACAGCTCGCCCACGCCGTCGGCGGCGAGATCCTGCTCGCCCCCCGCGACACCCCCGACACCGTGGTCTCCGGCGCGGTCGACACCGACTCGCGGCTCATCGGGCCCGGAGGGATCTTCGTCGCCAAGCCCGGTGAAGAGACCGATGGACACCTGTTCGTCGGGGCCGCCGTCGACGCGCGCGCGGTGGTCGCCATCGTCGAGCGGCCCGTCGCGGCGACCGTCACCCAGGTCGTCGTGCCTGATGTCGTCGCGGCCCTCGCCGACCTCGCCCGCGAGGTCGTCGCGCGCGTCCGCGAGCGCGGAGACCTCCGGATCGTCGGCATCACCGGCTCGAACGGCAAGACCACGACGAAGAACCTCCTCGCGCGAATCCTCGAGCCCGAAGGCGAGACGGTGTCGCCCAAAGCATCGTTCAACAACGAGGTCGGCGCGCCGCTCACGATGCTTCGCGTCACCGAAGGCACGAGATACCTCGTGAGCGAGTTCGGCGCCAGCGCGCCCGGCGAGATCGCCAGGCTGGCGGGGCTGGTCGAGCCCGACCTCGGCGTGGTGCTCATGGTCGGCATGGCGCACGCCGGAGGCTTCGGCGGGATCGAGGCGACGCTCGCGGCCAAGTCCGAGCTCGTCCGGGCGCTGCGTCGCGGCGGGTTGGCGGTGCTGAACGCCGACGACGCGCGGGTCGCGTCGATGGCGCCGCTCGCGGCAGAGCGGGATGCGGCCGTCCGCTGGTTCGGGCGGGGCCCCGCCGCCGACGTGCGGGCGGATGATGTCGAGGTGACCGCGGCCGGCACGACGTGCGTCGTGACCGCCGACGGCGAGTCGCTGCCGCTGCGCCTTCGCGTGCTCGGTGAGCACCACGTCATGAATGCGCTGGCCGCGATCGCTGCGGCCACCGCGCTCGGCGTGCCGCTTGCCGCGTGCGTGGACCGGCTGGAAGCCGTCGAGATCGCGGAGCGCTGGCGCATGCAGCCGCTCGGGTCCGAGCGGGTGCGCATCATCAACGACGCCTACAACGCCAGCCCCGACTCGATGTCGGCAGCCCTCCGCACCCTCGCGCAGATCACCGGCCCTGGCGAGCGGACGGTCGCCGTGCTCGGCGCGATGAGCGAGCTCGGCGAGTACGCCGAGGACGAGCACGACCGGGTGGGCCTCCTCGCCGTGCGTCTCGGCATCCAGCGCATCGTCATCGTGGGCGCCGGCGCCCGGAGGATGTTCCTCGAGGCCGTGGCGCAGGGATCGTGGGACGGCGAGGCCGTCTTCTTCGCCACGGCAGACGAGGCGTACGACTACCTCATGGGCGAACTGCGGGATGGCGACCGCGTGCTGGTCAAGTCCTCGAACTCCGCAGGTCTCCGGTTCCTCGGCGATCGTCTGGGAGAATCGTTCTCGTGA
- the mraY gene encoding phospho-N-acetylmuramoyl-pentapeptide-transferase, with translation MRSLLTAAAISLAFTLFLTPVFLRLFRKWGWGQVIRTPEDIRNPSHGEKRGTPTMGGTIFIIGTIVGYLVGCYTGNNPPTISGWLVLWMMVGFGIVGFIDDYMKVRRQRSLGLTGWRKIVGQIIVVVPFGVVALMLPNAWEATPASPYISVFRDIPALWFFVLGPVVGWLLYLAWVTFIGVAWSNSTNVTDGLDGLAAGVGIFVTGAYSLVVFWQFNQSCQAPQILADTANACYATRDPFDLAIVSASFAAALIGFLWWNAPKANVFMGDVGSMAIGGVIAAMSILSRTELLGVLIAGAFIIGPGSVILQRLYFKITRGKRLFLMSPFHHHLEMRGWSEISIVVRMWIIAGLLAVSGVGLFYVEWLAQT, from the coding sequence GTGAGATCACTCCTGACGGCAGCCGCGATCTCGCTCGCATTCACCCTGTTCCTGACGCCCGTCTTCCTGAGGCTGTTCCGGAAGTGGGGCTGGGGCCAGGTCATCCGGACGCCCGAAGACATCCGCAATCCGAGCCACGGCGAGAAGCGCGGAACGCCCACCATGGGCGGCACGATCTTCATCATCGGCACCATCGTGGGCTACCTCGTCGGCTGCTACACGGGCAACAACCCTCCGACGATCTCGGGATGGCTCGTCCTCTGGATGATGGTCGGCTTCGGCATCGTCGGCTTCATCGACGACTACATGAAGGTGCGCCGGCAGCGCAGTCTCGGGCTCACCGGCTGGCGCAAGATCGTCGGCCAGATCATCGTCGTCGTGCCGTTCGGCGTCGTCGCGCTGATGCTCCCCAACGCGTGGGAAGCAACACCCGCGTCCCCGTACATATCGGTGTTCCGTGACATCCCGGCGCTCTGGTTCTTCGTGCTCGGCCCCGTCGTCGGCTGGCTGCTGTACCTCGCATGGGTCACGTTCATCGGCGTCGCATGGTCCAACAGCACGAATGTCACGGACGGGCTGGACGGCTTGGCCGCCGGAGTCGGCATCTTCGTGACCGGCGCATACAGCCTCGTCGTGTTCTGGCAGTTCAACCAGAGCTGCCAGGCGCCGCAGATCCTGGCCGACACCGCGAACGCGTGCTACGCCACCCGAGATCCGTTCGACCTGGCGATCGTGTCGGCGTCCTTCGCCGCTGCGCTGATCGGCTTCCTCTGGTGGAACGCGCCGAAGGCGAACGTGTTCATGGGTGATGTCGGCTCCATGGCGATCGGCGGCGTCATCGCCGCGATGTCGATCCTGTCGCGCACCGAGCTGCTCGGAGTGCTCATCGCCGGCGCCTTCATCATCGGCCCGGGCTCGGTCATCCTGCAGCGGCTGTACTTCAAGATCACCCGCGGAAAACGGCTCTTCCTGATGAGCCCGTTCCATCACCATCTCGAGATGCGCGGCTGGTCCGAGATCTCGATCGTGGTTCGGATGTGGATCATCGCGGGCCTGCTCGCGGTCTCGGGCGTCGGCCTGTTCTACGTCGAGTGGCTTGCGCAGACATGA
- the murD gene encoding UDP-N-acetylmuramoyl-L-alanine--D-glutamate ligase yields the protein MSARPRSESRLDDLTSWRADWRGLRVAVLGLSVTGFSVADTLAELGADVLIVTEKADGEYERLLPVIGARLWTGSLEGVPQDLVDFAPEVVVASPGFAPAHPLIRWAQESGVAVWGDIELAWRVRDKVLRADGSPADWILVTGTNGKTTTTRLAATMLVEGGLRAAPVGNIGTPVLDAVRDPSGFDALVVELSSHQLWYLGLQGGPDPVSPHASVCLNLADDHLEWHGSAEAYRDAKAHVYDNTRVACVYNKADAATRRMVEDAEVVEGARAIGFDLGVPGPSDLGVVDGILVDRAFLEDRRTSALELTTVAELAGLGLAAPHVVANILAASALARSLDVGPAAIREALRGFRLDPHRIEVVGLAAGVTWVDDSKATNPHAAASSLAAYPGAVWIVGGLLKGVDITELVATRGAGAKAAIVIGVDREPVVSAFARHASGVPVFEVDADETEQVMARVVELAAGIARDGDVVLLAPAAASFDQFASYADRGRRFAAAVSDLIGAGAEDDDDPAADPSSADDA from the coding sequence ATGAGCGCACGCCCCCGTTCAGAATCCCGGCTCGACGACCTCACGAGCTGGCGCGCGGATTGGAGGGGCCTGCGCGTCGCGGTGCTCGGTCTCTCGGTCACCGGCTTCTCCGTCGCTGACACGCTCGCCGAGCTCGGCGCAGACGTCCTCATCGTCACCGAGAAGGCCGACGGGGAGTACGAGCGTCTGCTCCCCGTGATCGGCGCGCGGCTGTGGACCGGCTCACTCGAAGGCGTTCCACAGGACCTCGTGGACTTCGCACCCGAGGTCGTCGTCGCGTCGCCCGGGTTCGCGCCGGCGCACCCGCTCATCCGGTGGGCGCAGGAGTCGGGCGTCGCCGTGTGGGGCGACATCGAACTGGCGTGGCGGGTGCGCGACAAGGTGCTGCGAGCGGATGGATCGCCCGCCGACTGGATCCTGGTGACGGGCACCAACGGCAAGACGACGACCACGAGACTCGCCGCGACCATGCTCGTCGAAGGCGGGCTCCGCGCGGCACCGGTCGGCAACATCGGCACGCCCGTGCTCGACGCCGTGCGCGACCCGAGCGGCTTCGACGCCCTGGTCGTCGAGCTCTCCAGCCACCAGCTCTGGTACCTGGGACTCCAGGGCGGTCCCGACCCGGTCTCACCGCACGCGAGCGTGTGCCTCAACCTCGCCGACGACCACCTCGAGTGGCACGGCTCCGCCGAGGCCTATCGCGATGCCAAGGCCCACGTGTACGATAACACCCGCGTCGCGTGCGTCTACAACAAGGCGGATGCCGCGACCCGGCGCATGGTCGAAGACGCCGAGGTCGTCGAGGGCGCTCGTGCGATCGGCTTCGACCTCGGCGTGCCGGGGCCGAGCGACCTGGGAGTCGTGGACGGCATCCTGGTCGACCGTGCCTTCCTCGAGGATCGGCGCACCAGTGCGCTCGAGCTGACCACCGTCGCCGAGCTGGCGGGACTCGGACTGGCCGCACCGCATGTCGTGGCCAACATCCTCGCGGCGTCGGCGCTCGCGCGCTCGCTCGACGTCGGGCCCGCGGCGATCCGCGAAGCGCTGCGCGGCTTCCGGCTGGATCCGCATCGCATCGAAGTCGTCGGCCTCGCCGCCGGCGTCACCTGGGTCGACGACTCGAAGGCGACGAACCCGCACGCCGCCGCCTCATCGCTCGCGGCCTACCCGGGCGCTGTCTGGATCGTCGGCGGTCTGCTCAAGGGCGTCGACATCACGGAACTCGTGGCCACGCGGGGTGCGGGCGCCAAGGCCGCCATCGTCATCGGGGTGGACCGGGAACCCGTCGTCTCCGCGTTCGCGCGACACGCGTCCGGGGTGCCCGTGTTCGAGGTCGACGCCGATGAGACTGAACAGGTCATGGCACGGGTCGTCGAACTGGCGGCGGGAATCGCACGTGACGGGGACGTGGTACTGCTCGCCCCCGCCGCGGCATCCTTCGATCAATTCGCCTCCTATGCCGACCGGGGTCGCCGCTTCGCGGCGGCCGTGAGTGATCTGATCGGAGCGGGGGCTGAGGATGACGACGACCCAGCCGCGGACCCCTCCTCCGCTGACGACGCCTGA